The Styela clava chromosome 2, kaStyClav1.hap1.2, whole genome shotgun sequence genome contains a region encoding:
- the LOC120335247 gene encoding G protein-coupled receptor 137Ba-like has translation MVYLLFSSNCSVMDSENSTSPLTPAVSDQVEAGLTATYIILYSMLFIIVYVQLWLVLYYNYKRVSFQTVFLFLCVAWSGLRTTLFSFYFKDTRMANTLPLVWYYLFYCFPVCLQFFTLCLLNLYFSQVMFKAKPQYAANPRKYKNPLRFACLLMSAIFFAMNLGCAIVVYQQTAVNMIDPNEDIVSIAVTARVLVNDFLFVVGGVWLAYCIVRISKTTSANILLEAKGTTVCQAATVGFLIVFLFTSRAIYNLLAVSPLRCHNKMSSFNFDWYNVSDQADLVDVSQLSYVMFGIVLFVWELLPTSLVIFFFRVRRPEQSMIPDSMLNSQSYSSRVYFFDNPHRYDSDEESNQASVNAPLAKDIYHNGGRYGSSLQRNSIQGSQLRSYSSHGLIASSSPRRNTGSFYRDPYRYQQGQQASVYSQ, from the exons ATGGTCTATTTACTGTTTTCATCCAACTGCAGTGTAATGGATTCAGAAAATTCTACCTCACCTCTTACACCTGCTGTATCGGATCAAGTTGAAGCAGGACTAACTGCAACGTATATCATACTGTACTCCATGTTGTTTATTATCGTTTATGTTCAATTATGGCTTGTTCTGTACTACAATTATAAAAGAGTAAGCTTCCAGACTGTATTCTTGTTTCTGTGTGTGGCATGGAGTGGATTACGTACAACACTTTTCTCATTCTACTTCAAGGATACTAGAATGGCAAATACTCTACCATTGGTTTGGTATTATTTGTTCTATTGCTTTCCCGTTTGTCTTCAATTTTTCACTTTATGCTTGCTCAACTTATATTTTTCACAG GTGATGTTTAAAGCTAAACCACAATATGCAGCTAACCCGAGAAAATACAA AAATCCCCTTCGTTTTGCATGTTTGTTGATGAGCGcaatattttttgctatgaATCTCGGATGTGCGATCGTGGTTTACCAACAGACTGCAGTTAAT ATGATCGATCCAAATGAAGACATCGTATCAATAGCAGTAACGGCCCGTGTGCTCGTTAATGattttctgtttgttgttgGAGGGGTATGGCTCGCTTATTGCATTGTACGAATCTCAAAAACAACTTCAGCCAATATTTTACTTGAAGCCAAAGGAACAACAGTGTGTCAGGCTGCAACAGTAGGATTTCTCATTGTTTTCCTGTTCACATCTCGTGCCATATACAACCTACTTGCCGTTAGCCCACTGAGATGTCACAACAAAATGTCATCTTTCAATTTTGACTGGTATAATGTTTCTGATCAG GCAGATCTTGTTGATGTGTCGCAACTTTCGTACGTTATGTTCGGAATTGTGTTATTCGTATGGGAACTTCTTCCAACAAGTTTAGTTATTTTCTTTTTCCGGGTTCGAAGACCTGAGCAGAGTATG ATTCCTGACAGCATGCTCAATAGCCAAAGTTACAGCTCTCGAGTCTATTTTTTTGACAATCCTCATAGATATGACAGTGATGAGGAATCGAATCAAGCATCAGTTAATGCACCTCTGGCAAAGGATAT ATACCATAATGGAGGACGGTATGGAAGTTCTCTGCAAAGAAATAGTATACAGGGAAGCCAGCTCCGATCTTACTCATCACATGGTTTGATAGCATCTTCAAGTCCAAGAAGAAACACTGGATCATTCTATCGAGATCCATATCGTTACCAGCAAGGACAACAGGCTTCTGTTTACTCTCAGTGA